The Panacibacter microcysteis genome includes a window with the following:
- a CDS encoding LruC domain-containing protein: MKRQLLCAMACVALMASCKKTDNAPQEPVDPVETNPIAPDGFNFTTSKEVSVNVALKTNDDKPLSGVLVNFYSTTNVKSALFTALSDANGNIAAKIVVPAYMDTVLIDPSYIGLLRNALGIINGNSISCTIGGSEGYSGDIKANETNIGDQLVASTLSYDHSVTGKESGITYSYLGGYDNNGRPDNREASAAISAELLSFINASLPEQKPVPTYHPDFLTESAATNLSIEKLSDVWVTFVHEGAGYYNSLGYYTYKTANPPKSLSDIDAIKIAIPNASLSGSGGAMRSGDKIKIGRFDAGTSIGFVLLQNAWNSSTRKVNTDATKFFGDDLLNNEKAGYKRHTVLLYDDKNKLFLQGFEDLQRDNGSSDNDFNDLIFYATSNPVDGISVDKVNPIDKPIDSDGDGVTDVYDKFPNDATKAYIQYFPSKDVWGTLAFEDLWPSTGDYDLNDLVVNYQYTFINNALNKTVQINADYTIKGLGATKKNGFAVQFPFTQDKVKSVTGQVLKAGYIKQNVNGTEAGQKNAVIVPFDDPKSMVSDLYVNTTIGGPYAKSDTAHVVVTLASALTAAELGSGPFNPFIILSQQRGYEVHLPGKLPTDLADAKLFGTGEDRTSAAKAKYYLTANNWPWALSFVEDFEYPSEGNNISKVYNYFLKWAETGGMQNVDWYKNVSGNRKNDLIYKH, translated from the coding sequence ATGAAAAGACAATTACTGTGCGCCATGGCTTGTGTGGCACTTATGGCATCCTGCAAGAAGACTGATAATGCTCCGCAGGAGCCTGTCGACCCTGTTGAAACAAACCCCATTGCTCCCGACGGCTTCAACTTTACAACATCAAAAGAAGTAAGTGTAAACGTTGCACTTAAAACAAATGATGATAAGCCACTAAGCGGAGTACTGGTAAACTTTTACAGTACAACAAATGTGAAGAGTGCGCTGTTTACCGCGTTGAGCGATGCCAATGGAAACATTGCAGCAAAGATCGTGGTACCTGCTTATATGGATACTGTATTGATCGATCCATCGTACATTGGCTTATTAAGAAATGCACTCGGTATCATCAATGGAAACAGTATCTCATGCACGATTGGTGGCAGCGAAGGTTACAGCGGAGACATCAAAGCGAATGAAACCAACATCGGCGATCAGCTTGTAGCAAGTACTTTGTCATACGATCATTCAGTTACCGGTAAAGAAAGTGGTATCACCTATAGCTACCTCGGCGGCTATGACAACAATGGCAGGCCGGATAACCGCGAAGCATCAGCTGCTATTTCTGCTGAACTATTGTCCTTCATCAATGCATCTTTACCTGAGCAAAAACCTGTTCCTACCTACCACCCGGATTTCTTAACTGAAAGCGCTGCAACCAACCTCAGCATCGAAAAGCTTTCAGATGTTTGGGTTACGTTTGTGCACGAAGGTGCAGGGTATTACAATTCACTCGGCTATTACACGTACAAAACGGCCAATCCGCCAAAATCTTTAAGTGATATCGATGCAATTAAGATCGCTATACCCAATGCATCGCTTTCCGGTTCGGGTGGTGCTATGCGTTCGGGCGATAAAATCAAAATCGGCAGATTCGATGCGGGTACATCTATTGGGTTTGTGTTGCTGCAAAATGCATGGAACAGCAGTACAAGAAAAGTAAACACAGATGCCACCAAGTTTTTTGGCGATGATTTGCTCAACAATGAAAAAGCAGGCTACAAAAGGCATACGGTGTTGTTGTACGATGATAAAAACAAACTGTTTTTACAGGGCTTCGAAGATCTTCAGCGCGACAATGGCAGTTCTGATAATGATTTTAACGATCTTATTTTTTATGCAACATCCAATCCTGTAGATGGTATTTCTGTAGATAAAGTAAATCCCATCGATAAGCCGATCGATTCAGATGGCGACGGCGTTACAGATGTGTATGATAAATTTCCAAATGATGCTACCAAAGCATACATCCAGTATTTCCCTTCCAAAGATGTTTGGGGCACACTTGCATTTGAAGATCTGTGGCCTTCTACAGGAGATTATGATCTTAACGACCTCGTGGTTAATTACCAGTACACGTTTATCAATAATGCACTGAACAAAACCGTACAGATAAATGCCGACTATACCATCAAAGGCCTTGGCGCAACAAAGAAAAATGGTTTCGCTGTGCAGTTCCCATTTACACAGGATAAAGTAAAATCTGTTACAGGGCAGGTACTCAAAGCGGGTTACATTAAGCAAAATGTAAATGGTACAGAAGCAGGGCAGAAGAATGCAGTGATCGTTCCTTTTGATGATCCCAAATCAATGGTTTCAGATCTTTATGTAAACACTACCATTGGCGGGCCGTATGCCAAGAGCGATACAGCACATGTTGTTGTTACGCTTGCAAGCGCGCTTACTGCGGCCGAGCTTGGCAGCGGGCCTTTTAACCCTTTCATTATTCTTAGCCAGCAAAGAGGTTACGAAGTGCATTTGCCCGGTAAACTTCCAACAGATCTTGCAGATGCAAAATTGTTTGGTACAGGAGAAGACCGTACATCTGCTGCCAAAGCAAAATATTATCTCACGGCAAACAACTGGCCATGGGCACTAAGTTTTGTAGAAGATTTCGAATATCCTTCAGAAGGTAACAACATTTCCAAAGTTTACAACTACTTTCTTAAGTGGGCAGAAACCGGCGGCATGCAAAATGTAGATTGGTACAAAAATGTATCAGGCAACAGGAAGAACGATCTTATCTATAAACACTAA
- a CDS encoding GNAT family N-acetyltransferase yields the protein MSNVLSVREITHNDVPLITNYWLTASASHLNAMGVDVYKMPSAAEWKKMLYDQLNQPYKQKKAYCIIWLIDGVPVGHSNINKIQFGKEAYMHLHLWNVSTRAKGSGVRFIQMSLPYYFKNYQLDTLYCEPYALNPAPNKTLPKAGFDFVKQYRTIPGFLNAEQEVNLWQLTKEAYVRLYKR from the coding sequence ATGAGCAATGTATTGTCTGTAAGAGAAATTACGCATAACGATGTGCCATTAATAACGAACTACTGGCTTACAGCTTCAGCTTCGCATCTGAATGCTATGGGAGTAGATGTATATAAAATGCCCTCCGCAGCAGAATGGAAGAAAATGTTGTATGACCAGTTAAACCAGCCTTACAAGCAAAAGAAAGCGTACTGCATCATCTGGCTTATAGATGGTGTGCCTGTTGGTCATTCCAACATCAACAAAATACAATTTGGGAAAGAAGCGTATATGCACCTGCATCTGTGGAATGTTTCCACAAGGGCAAAAGGTAGTGGTGTGCGTTTTATACAAATGTCTTTGCCTTATTACTTTAAAAATTATCAGCTCGATACATTATACTGCGAGCCGTATGCTTTAAATCCTGCTCCCAATAAAACATTACCCAAAGCAGGCTTTGATTTCGTAAAGCAATACCGTACTATACCTGGCTTTTTAAATGCTGAGCAGGAAGTAAATCTGTGGCAGTTAACAAAAGAAGCATATGTAAGATTGTACAAACGCTAA
- a CDS encoding acyltransferase family protein produces MYKYIKQLYAVQGSGIGKVYPGLNAAKGTLILLVIFTHSLPDGMLLYFNYFFHMPVFLAVSGYLLKASAFKYGLRSYLKRLTQRLFIPWLIASLLYLPFSLRGRSLYELTPTDLLYPFFHLWYVPAYFMGAMLCYVVTRFKIPVKPLVFLTGCITICWYIFYRDNQLPVSEQPLYWFGEKRLYAYLFFFLTGFSLRNELVKFFPHPLFLLATIVIAFTSIVVFVYSHVPDLATVIPYMIFNSSLVLFLLIYAAPQNWFQNKLILLTNKQSLGIYLYHPMIIFIIYRIIGDPEKKHATNLQGFGVGLLTLATILTLVWLIQKWSFTNRYLLGIVKETKEPVLKVVNIATT; encoded by the coding sequence ATGTATAAATACATTAAGCAATTGTATGCGGTACAAGGCAGCGGCATTGGTAAAGTATACCCTGGCTTAAATGCTGCAAAGGGCACATTGATATTACTGGTGATCTTCACGCACTCTTTACCGGATGGAATGTTGTTGTACTTCAATTACTTTTTTCACATGCCGGTATTCCTGGCTGTAAGCGGTTACCTGCTTAAGGCATCTGCTTTTAAATATGGTTTGCGCAGTTACCTGAAAAGGCTGACGCAGCGCTTATTTATACCATGGCTTATTGCATCTTTGTTATACCTGCCTTTTAGTTTACGCGGCAGGTCCTTATATGAACTGACCCCAACAGATTTGCTTTACCCTTTCTTTCATCTATGGTATGTACCAGCATATTTTATGGGCGCAATGCTATGTTATGTTGTAACGAGGTTTAAAATACCCGTAAAGCCTTTAGTATTTTTAACCGGTTGTATTACGATTTGCTGGTACATCTTTTACAGGGATAACCAGTTGCCCGTTTCTGAACAACCATTGTATTGGTTTGGAGAAAAAAGACTTTATGCCTACCTGTTTTTCTTTCTTACAGGTTTTAGTTTGAGAAATGAGCTGGTAAAGTTTTTCCCGCACCCGCTTTTTTTGCTTGCCACCATTGTTATTGCTTTCACTTCGATCGTTGTATTTGTTTACAGCCATGTACCAGACTTAGCAACTGTAATACCTTACATGATATTCAATAGCAGCCTCGTATTGTTCCTGCTGATCTATGCGGCGCCACAAAACTGGTTTCAAAACAAGCTGATATTGCTTACCAATAAACAATCGCTTGGTATTTACTTATACCACCCAATGATCATTTTTATTATCTACAGAATAATTGGTGACCCTGAGAAAAAACACGCAACCAACCTGCAGGGTTTTGGTGTAGGACTTTTAACGCTTGCTACAATTCTTACTTTAGTTTGGCTGATACAAAAATGGAGCTTCACCAACAGGTATTTACTGGGCATTGTAAAGGAAACAAAAGAGCCGGTATTAAAAGTGGTGAATATTGCCACAACATAA
- a CDS encoding glycosyltransferase, translated as MFLKEVEPYIVIAQQEWKLNLGSNARNLAVEFSKTRPVMYVNPAIDIKTSLLSVNTAAGRKRLHIALGLYPNTIQVADNLWVHTPSSVNISINWLKQVTLYNMLNKSNAKRFFKSLKKAIDELGWQTNKCVVFNDSQMFTGLYTKEYLQPLLNFYYIRDNLIEHPYFKFHGSRIEPKTIQHADSVFANSSYLAEYARKHHSLSIDIGQGCELEIYDAKKHYTLPDQYKSIPHPRIGYIGFLTGERLDIALLEELAMKKPEWHFVFIGPEEIMFQQSRLHAMKNVHFLGAKKPEDLPAYMQHLDVCLNPQLINPLTVGNYPRKIDEYLAMGKPTVATDTPAMQMFLPHVHLAKGVSGYISAIEAALNEQSAAGASEAISFAKAHTWQACVEKIYQTQKQLLHV; from the coding sequence ATGTTTTTAAAAGAAGTTGAACCATACATTGTAATTGCCCAACAGGAATGGAAACTAAACCTGGGCAGTAATGCACGCAACCTTGCTGTTGAATTCAGCAAAACGAGGCCTGTTATGTATGTTAACCCGGCTATTGACATTAAGACGTCACTGTTATCGGTAAATACTGCAGCAGGCAGAAAGCGGCTACACATTGCATTGGGTTTGTACCCGAACACAATACAGGTGGCCGATAACCTTTGGGTGCATACACCTTCGTCTGTGAATATTTCCATCAACTGGCTGAAGCAGGTTACACTATATAACATGCTGAACAAAAGCAATGCAAAAAGATTTTTCAAAAGTCTTAAAAAGGCAATAGATGAACTGGGATGGCAAACCAATAAATGCGTAGTATTCAACGATAGCCAGATGTTTACCGGATTATATACAAAAGAATATTTACAGCCGTTGCTTAACTTTTACTACATACGGGACAACCTGATCGAGCATCCTTATTTTAAATTTCATGGCAGCAGGATTGAACCAAAAACAATACAACATGCAGATTCCGTTTTCGCCAACTCTTCTTACCTGGCGGAATATGCACGAAAACACCATAGCCTTAGCATTGATATAGGCCAGGGTTGTGAGCTGGAGATATACGATGCAAAGAAACATTACACTTTACCTGATCAATATAAGAGCATACCACATCCAAGGATTGGCTACATTGGTTTTCTTACCGGCGAAAGACTGGATATTGCTTTACTCGAAGAGCTGGCAATGAAAAAGCCGGAATGGCACTTCGTGTTCATAGGTCCCGAAGAGATCATGTTTCAGCAAAGCAGGTTACATGCCATGAAAAATGTTCATTTTCTTGGCGCTAAAAAACCCGAAGATCTGCCCGCTTACATGCAACACCTGGATGTATGCCTGAATCCGCAACTTATTAATCCTTTAACAGTAGGCAATTACCCAAGAAAAATAGATGAATATCTTGCGATGGGTAAACCGACCGTTGCTACAGATACACCAGCCATGCAAATGTTTTTGCCGCATGTGCACCTTGCGAAAGGTGTAAGCGGGTATATATCAGCAATAGAAGCAGCACTGAATGAGCAATCTGCTGCAGGCGCTTCTGAAGCAATCAGCTTTGCGAAGGCGCATACCTGGCAGGCCTGTGTGGAGAAGATTTACCAGACACAAAAACAACTCTTACATGTATAA